From Toxotes jaculatrix isolate fToxJac2 chromosome 7, fToxJac2.pri, whole genome shotgun sequence:
ccatgttttccttttccacATTAGTAGCTTTCTTGTCCATTTCAGCAGAATTGGATTTGGAAGGGGAAGCTTTCCCTCTCTTATCTGCATTTTTCCTCATTATGACATTGAACTTATAATCTGTGTCTATGATTTCAGGGATTGTAGTTTCAGGGGTTGAAAGGGGTGTGGTGGTAGGAATTAAAACAGTTGTAGTTTCTTTGGTGGTTGTTTTCTTCCTCACAGTGATAGGTGCTGTTGGTGCAGCTGTGGCTGTAGTGTTCATGGGAGCCCAGGTAGGTGAAAGAGGAGGTTTGGCGGGGTGACTCTTCGGTGGGTTAACACGGCGGTATTTAGGGGGAGGCCCGGGCCGTCTACGTAAACTTGAGTTAGGGCAGCTCTGCAGGGCACACAGTGATCTGGACTGAGGTTTGGTTGAGAGATCGCAGGTCTTTTTGGGCGCTAGTGCACATGTGACTGTGCGTGAGCGAACCCCTCCTCCACATGTGACTggacactgcaaaaaaaaaaaaaaaaaaacgcaaatAAACCACTGACCCGGAAATAAAGGAAGGTGTTAAGGTAACAGAGACAAATGCAAGGAAGACTAAAGACTGACCGAAGTCTGGATGATAAAGACTttggagaagaaaataaaatagaaatcagaaaaaaaaggctcacCTCTTCCCAGTTCCCAACAGCCCAGTCCTGTCCACAGGGTACATCTCTGTTGCAAGGCACCACAGGTTTGGGTTTAAGGAGATGCTTGCACTCCACAGGGTGGAGCACCCTTTCTTCTCCTGAAACTGTACGGACACAGAGCACTGTTCGCTTTCTCACACCGTTTGATCCACAGGTTGCTGTGCACTGCTGCCAACCTCCAACCCACCACCTGAGGGAGAggggatgcagaggaaaagagggtgAAGAAAGAGACTGCTGATAGAAGTGATTTGATGGCACTCAAAAAATAAATGGGGAGCACATGGTAAGTGGATAACATTGCcttcatttttttaacaatgaaTAGAGTTGGGATTGATGTTGATTAAAATCAGGAACTACAGTATGTGATCAAAGAATAAGTAAGACCACAAATCTGATTACACCATTTAAGCCAACTTTGGGTACTTAACAGTTTTTAACATGTTCTACAAACATTATTCTTTAGACTGACTGAAAAATCTAGACTAGGCAGTAAAATGACTTGTACTTTCAAACCAGCCATAATATTCCATGTGTATCTACAGTAGCCACTTATTTGAGAGCAAGGACCTTGCAGGACAATCCATAGTCTTGCATTTTCGGTATCTGTCCTCTGGACGGCTGTCCGGGTCACACAGAGACTCATCCACCACACCCACATCCATCTCAAAACACCGCACAGGCTGGTGCTGCTCGCCTAAAATAGACAGGAAATCAGGAAGCAGATGGCCAGgtaatgactaaaatgtcactgaaatcCTCCAACTGCTACAAATTCATGTAATAAGAATTTTTCTTGTCAAAGGCAACATCAACCTAAGCCACAGgtggtgctgcagtgtgtcCATGCCCCATGCCTCCAACTGTAAATAGGTTCGATgatctcattttctgtctctgtggtctTCTTAATGGTGTACTCGTACTTTATACCTGTGTTCTTCTCCTGAAACAGCAACTGGACAACCACATGAAATATTATGTAGAGTACCCTTTAAAGACTGATTAGAATACTATCAGTATTACATATTTAGACAATCATATAAAGACATGTAATAAAgatatatttttcatgttctcaTCAATTCGATTCCAGTATCTAGTATCTTTGAAACATGTCtactttttttactttttacttttcttttgctCTATCCTTGATTGGTTAAAGTCACTCTACAAAGTCAATGGGAAAAAAACGGagaaaaaacactaaaacatttaaaaatgatgaaagtgAACACCCTCACCTCCCTTTAAACACATTAAGCCTCTGTAGTATGTGGGCCCACCTGGAGCATGACTGGCTGTTTGGTGGGTCCAGGAGCAGTGAGGTTCTCCATGTTTCCGCTGCGTTCGTAGTAGAACGTTGTCCCACCAGCGTCGTACTCCCCGTTCCACTGGATGATGTAGTTACCGTTGAGGAAATACTCCTCCGACGCCACATTTCTCAGAGCCAGGAAGTTACCTGCCTCCTCTACTTCCTTTACCAGGATGTCCCGTGCCCCCTCAGGTATCACACCCATGTCCACGTACCCTGGGAGAGTCAGGGGGGGAGTTAGAGTCACAGCGAGGTAATAGATGGGCCACCATGGCTGCTGCCACTCTCTCATCCAGACTACCAGACAGTTTCTCTCTGATCTTTAATAGAGGGTGGGCTCAGTCTGTGGGGGTggttggcatgtgtgtgtgtgtgcatatacgGCGTGGGGGGCACTaccctgtctctgttttttattgtgtgtggatggtgggagggggggctgGATGGGGGAGGACGAAAGCTGCTATGAGTGGGTCTCTGGAGTTTAATGATGTTTgtgggaaggtgtgtgtgtttctgtgtttgtgcagaggagggggaggtttGCTCTCGGTCTAAGCCTTTTGAAGTCTTACACATCTGGGCTGGTTATCTGGAAAGGATGCTGTGtggggcaaacacacacaaaaagagagggaggggagaagggagggatgttttcattgttttagaGCCTCTTTCTCTATTAATCTGTCTTCATGGTATGTTGATTCTGGGGGTGAGTTATACTTTTCCAAGCACAGTAAAAGCAGCCAAAGACGTGCATCTGTAGACAAATGCAAACACgagtgtgcagacacacacacacacacacacacattacaccaGCCAAGTGCAGCAGgacaaacagctgcacagtgtgGACAAGAAGGCTGCCATgacaacaaagaaacaacacaatGGCGTAATGCTAACGAACTGTCCTGAAATGACTTTCCGCCTGTAGACATGAATTTGAATTGCTTTTTCACACTCCTGTAGTGGGTACATCAAAGCTTTTTCTCATTAATattctgtctgttttgtgttaGTACATTTTTATAATTGTGCAATTTCTTAAGTCTaagtaatttaatttgtttccAGCTGCTCAAATAACCTTTGTGTTGAACTCACCAAAGCCCTCTGCTTCATCAAATGACTTGTAGATTGTCTCACAGCTTGTGCCGTCACCCAAACATACCCCACAACGATCCTCCACTGCATTTGAGTCAATGCCATAGTCACAGCCTACCTCctacagacaaaacacacacacaaacacataaaaatactACACATTACAGTGTAACATAAGATAGAGGTTTACACAGAAAATCTCCTCCCTCCATTATACCATAGTCACACTATTATCTCATACCCTGCTCCACTATCACCCCTCCAGCCTCTTTTAGTCTCTTACCCAGCCACACTACCTTGCACACTCCGTTGACGCAGATGTTTCTGGATTTGTTGTTCATGAAGCACGGTGTTCCGTCTGTCACAGCGTCAAGCATCTTCTCCGAAAAATATTCACTGACCGGTCGACAGTGCAGCTCACAGGGATTTACTAAAGGCGAGATTGGGGAAAAGAAGATTGCTGTTTAACTTCAATAAACGATGAGTGTGAGTCAAGTTTATTAAAGTCACGCCAAACTGTTCTGGGAACTAATGATGAGGAATACTACTCATGACGACATGACCTTTTTGAACTTAATTCTTTTTTTACACAGTTAACCAAGAAAGTCACTCATTATCCCAGTAacattacatttgttttgtgaCAAAAATTTATAACAatgacacatgaacacaacaaacagaactTCAGCATGGACAACAAGTACAGCACAAAAATATTGCATGTCTCCACTAAATCAGGGAAGTTACTTTACTGACACCTTTCCAGTGTCAATGCTGCCCCCTGTTGGGTTACACATACAATTGCATCCACTGAGTTTATGGAAAGGGAAGTGCAAAAAAGGGCTAttagcatctgtgtgtgtatcagctGTATCTGACTATATTTGAGACTTTGACCACTTACATGGGTTAGTCACAGGAATCCACTGGTAAAGCTCATTGTGGTAGGGCACGGTGTCAAATTCACTGCACAGCATCTCTCGAAAGGTTGGTTTATTGTTCTGGCAGGGTTTTGTATTACAAGTCCTATACCGCTTCCTTTCTCCAGTGCAGTACTTGCCTCCAAACTCTGGTCTGTGGAAAACAATGGGACACTTTGAATTAACCAGGTAATCGGTTTTGTTTAAGGGTGTCATTTGTGAAGGACTAGACAATGGCAGAAAAGTAAAACCTGTGCATCATGGTGTGAAACACATCTGGAGTTAGGTCTTACTTGGGGTTATTACATTCCCTCTCTGCTGACTGAACACCTGTTCCACAAGTCCTGGAGCAGTGAGACCAGGTACTCCACTGTCCCCAGCCTCCATTCACTGTCTCTGGGAGTTTACCCACAATCACACACTCTCCTGAGATACAccactaaaaaaagaaaatgctggtAAGCTCACTCAAAAAACACAGTTAGTAATATGACACATTTAATACTCTGTGCCAGCATCACCCATATATCCATGGTGCTAACCATTTCCTTCCCCAGGCAAATGAAACCCAAACCCTAACAAGACAAAGCAACTGGCACCATCCACCTTCTCTGGTCCACAGCGAGTGCCATCTATAGGTGAGTCCAGTTTGGAGCGACAAGAGCCGTTTACTGAACACCAAAGAATCTGGCAAACGTTCTGAAAGAAAGACAAGccgaaaacaaagacaaaaagattaTTTTCGAAAACCATagctgaaaatataaaataaaattaattaaaagataTATAATCCAATCAAATTTCTTCTACGAATAAAAATACCATAAACATGAGATGTGTGAAATAACTATATAACATACATGTGGACATAAATGCCTTTCAGTTGGAACTGAAAGGCCACTCCAGTGTCAGCCATTTTGGCTCAGAAAACCAATACATACCTACCTACCAAATAGGACTGGAAATTCAATGCTTTTCAATGGGCACATTATGGGTACATAAATGGCAATAACTATAGAATGTATACATATTTCAGCACAGTAAAAGTAGTTGCTATTATTCCATCCAGCTAAATGAAACTACTGATATTAGCTTTGCGTTGTGTATAGCTGAATCGGGGGgtggcatggtggtgcagtggttagcactgtcacctcacagcaagagggttccaggtttggACCCCGGTcagggctcttctgtgtggagtttgcatgttctccctgtgtgtgcgtgggctttctccaggtactccagcttcctcccacaatcccaaaaacatgcactgtcacagggagaccccatgccctaaagtaaggcacatgcactatacactctttctcaggtagattttatcaaaaTGTTAATACCTGGTGGAAACTGCTGGGGAGATGTGTGTGATATGAACATCTGGAAGGGGGGTGAAGACACATTGTGATCGGGTATTTGATttgttgaatttaaattgtgttcacctgtctcctttgttgcacttcctcctctgtcagaccaggaacagtcAAACCTTAGCTGGAGTgttccatttggttaaatagggggttcacaggagaagaaaccaagtgtggtagactgggaggggtgttatgtcttttgtgctgaaataaccaGTATAAGTATCACACTTACAATAATACCAGTATGgtattattgtaagtgtgctggaagacatCATTGATTTTGATTGCTTGGGAAGGTGCAGTCcaacagtataaaagtgaggaggcggTGGTGGCTGGGGGCCAGAGAAGAGAAACGCAGCTCCACAACGTAGCTCCTGCCGTGGGCATGAGCTTAAAGGGTATAACCAGGAAGGCAGTTTAGggtgaattcttttgttgtgtattattttgattcttcttgagaagtgagttttttttctttttttttgctacttttcttcttctggttgacccaatgtgaatttttactgtggagtttctgAACAAGACTCtcatttttacaaataaaatggaattgggaactgctccagactgccgtaactcattgttttattccgggtttctcggccaccctcacatgcacattaggttaactggctaccctagattgcccctaggtgtgtgtgtgcgtgtgcgtgtgtgcgtgcgtgtgtgtgtggttctgtctttgtgtgttggcCCCAGTcaagggtgtaccctgcctctcgcccataggcAGCTGGGATAGGTTCCAGCTCCCCTGCGACAGATCAAGCGGTATATAAAATGGATGGATAGCTGAATGGGGTAAGCCTACGCTACAATATTTTGATGTTGGTCAAAATGATGGTACttgaaaagtcaaatattttctgAGGTGGTAAGTTGGTAAGTGGTGTAAAATTTCTGACATTCAGTTTTCAGTCGGTGCCTAGGTGCACAATACTCACATCAACCTCAGGGCAGAAGGTAGCATTTGGGCCATACTGGAGCTGGCACTGGTGGTGTGTGGTGTAGCGGACACCAAGGCGAGCCAGTGGGGTGGTGAGGTCCCTCTTCGATGGACGGTCATCCAGACAGAAACCCCAGCCACGACTGAGGCAGACAAACATACATTTGTGAATTTTtgaaaaagattaaaaagagaaaggtcacgaggtggtgcagtggttaagAGAGATAACTGACcgggaaaggaaagagagaatcAATAGAAAAGGACTTCAGCAGGaagaggtgtgtttgtttttgaatgatTGAGGCTACCAGCATGCTTTGATAATTTATCTGAATTCTAAAAAATGACACTAACTTGATGTCATGTCAAAACATGCCACTGAACACGCTTACCATTGCTTTTAGTCTCCCAGCCAAGAGTTAAATGAAATAGGGTGAcgggaaaacacacaaataaaacttgTTAAGAGGAAACAATTCTAAAAGCAAAACATGCGGATTCACAGATCAGAGTCCAACAAACACgagctgtgacctctgacttTGCAGGAGCTCGAGGTTGAAATTGTTGTTGTCAGAAAGGAATTCCTTAATTCATCATTGACatagttttaaaaagaaaataatgagagtcaaagcaaacattttcagaCCTTTGTGCAACTGTGACCACCTTCTAATGCTCCATGAGGCTCCTCTTGCTTTTCTGTCAATCACTGAATTCCCTTGCTTCATATGAACTGTACTTGTTCACCATATATTGCCCatgttctttgcttttcttttaagAACTTAGCTTGTCATGCTTTGCtacacatcagtgttttcatagCCTTATGTTGTTCCAACACGCACCACACCTAGTGTGTTTTTTGGATCATTTTCACTGCCTCCATTCAAATCAGCACCAGCATATCCAATTTATGATTACAGTTTGGAAGTATTCACATTTTCATAATGATTGCACAACCCTGGCAATTCACAGAATTTGTGTtcaccacaaagaaaaacagtgttaAAGCTGAGCAAATCATGTTATCATTTTATCATTCATGGCTTCAGAATAACGTGTGAATACAGCCTTACTCGAGGAAACGTGTGATGTATTCTTTGGAGCAGGAGGACCAAGTGAGAGGCGAGCTGTCATACATCAGCTGTCTGGACATGATGAATGGATGCCTCCCCTCCAACTCACAGTCATTCCCCTGGCCATCGTGGTGAATTCCAAAGCTGcattcaaacacaacaaatatgaCCAATTATATAATTACTCCAAGAATTTTTTTACAAGAACAGCTGGCCTTCGTGCCCTGGCTGTTATGGTGGAGGCCTTCAGGTCTTGGATCTGAAAAAAGCACAACCTGCTAATCTCAACAGAAGTCAACATCAGTGTGTCCCAATCCTGTGATGTGTACAAGTAATATAATGTTTGTTACCAAATCTGAAATAATCATTTGATTGCCAATTCACTAATGTGCTGATGCACTAATGCTAGCAGATTAAATGACACAACTGTATATTCCTCTATAGTAATCATGGGAACAAGATGCTTCCTTTATCACATCACCCACTGTTAGCATATTTTAGGACAATtgcaaatccacacacacacacagacctgtggCCCATTTCATGAGCGACGGTGAAGGCGACAGGTAGTCCTGAATCCTCATTGATGTTGCAGCTGCGATGCGGCTGACACATCCCAGACAGATGGGACAGACCCAGGGTCTCACAGGGCTGGTTCATTCCGGCACAGATGTCTTTCCTGAGgggagaacacaaacacaaattaagTGTGTGCATGCCATATTGTTACAAGGGGACAGTAACATttaatttatctattttatttgtCTAAAAAAAGACTGCTGACCCACTCATACATATGTGCGTGTGACTTGCCTGGTGACCAACACAGCAAGGTCATGGTGAGCCGGGTGTGTGTCACTCTGAGGATTGAGGTTTTTCTGCCAAGCACAGAAACTGGCCAAAGTGGTGTCTGCATGGTGAACAATCTTTAACcctttctgcaaaaaaaaaaaaaaattatgattgTTAATTATGATTCAATTCaatcaagtgtcccagtaagccacCACCCACAATACCAGGGCCTTGAAACTACCTCATCCAAATGGAATGCAGTCACTTTTAATGTTATCTATTATTCAATTCTATGATGACATGCCAAAAagtttgctgtgaaaaagacCTGTTCCTTATGAtgcagaccaaaaaaaagaatgaaactAGTTTGCCACACTTACAGCCTACAAACTTTGAGCAGCTGACTTAAATCCACGTTTGTCAGGGCCTGAATTTTCAGGTGGATGCTCATGGCAAGGAGCTAGAACTGGGGCCAACTAAAGAAGAGTCTCACCTGTTTGGGTCCACATTTAAAGTTTGCACTACCAAAGCAAAAACGACAAAACCccattaaaatttcataaaagaCTTCTTCCACGCAAATGTTACCTCTTCTCCCTGTAGCAAAATGAGGCGCACCAAGATAACATGTATGGCATTCCCAATACTGGCGTCATGAAAGATTCCTGCCACCTGTAAACATAAAGATCAGTGACAGTATAAGTATGCAGAAATTCAGCAGCTGTGAAGAAACTGAGAATGGATGTTCACTCTAATCCCTCACCATGTTCATGATGGTGAAGATGTAGGACTCCACATTATCACTGCCGTGATATTCGATGAGTTTGGAGTCAGCCACCACCATGGTCTCCAcccacctctctctgctgacAGAGCGCTGCGAGCGGGACTGAGCCTGATCCTCCCccctctgctgctccctctcccatgtctccctttccctctccacCTGGACAGAGTCACTTGGAGCATCTGAAGCATGGATAATGGAAGACATTACTTGGCGTACGCTTGTGGCTTATCCTTACTTGACACAGGCGCGGCCAGAGAAAAATGCTCACTTGTGTACAATTACACAAACACCTGCAATACTGTACACATACACTAATTCAGATACACACCTTTCACTCCACAGGGGCTGGGTGTCTCCTTGGACACAAGGTTTCgtttttttctgtgactttcagtAGTAACTCTCGGATAGACAATGTGGGGCTCTGGTGCATCTGCAGGATCATTAGATTTCTGGGCTGGCTCAATAAAATACTGTCCCTCTGGCAGTGAGAAGAAGCCtctctgaggaaaacaaaaattacatgGATGAATATTCACTGAGCAGAAATGACTGAGACTGTTTATAGTATATATTATTTAAGTTTATATTTTCACTTCATAAGTCACTTCCTGTGCACTGAAAAGACAGATAACCAAATGTGAAAAACAAGGCAAACTTACATTGTCTCAGTTATTAGGGACATGACATTCTACTCAGTCACAGCACCAATTTGTAATTAAGATTAAAAAGATTATTTCTTATCCCTAAATTTTGcctaatgcagctttaagtctCTTTTGTAATATCACACAAACTGTGACCAAAGCAGAAACATTAAAGCCTAGTAACTAACATGCTTTTCTGTTATAAGATTTATGagtacaacaaaaaaatcaccaaaaatTATAGTGTTTCAGTAATTCTCACGCTTAAAAGGTGAAAGGGTATATGGTCCTTTGTAAAGCCTGCTGAAAAGGTCACTCCTCAGTAATTTCCATCAGGGTGGAAGCCATCATTAGTCAACAGATCTGAATATGAACCTGAGGCACATTctccatctgcagcagcagcagcagcagcagcagcaatacaATGACTTTTCCCTAAGTATGCCATGCATGTTCTTACTGGTGCAGTCTATTCACTTGCTGATTGAGGTGTGCTGGTGAACACACATATGACAAATACATGGATACATGCCCTCGAACACAAATACACCTACatgaaaacatacatacatgcaggCACGCAAAAGAGGGTTTttcttgtaaacacacacattatgaatGTTCCACTTCCAGCTCACTGTTTGCAAGTCTTCGTCATTAAgaccatgtatgtgtgtgtgtctgtgtgggttttgtGTCAAACTGAGTCCAAACAAGCCCAGACTGTTTGGGGATgaacccctccctctctcactaaACCAACATGCaaaagagagactgacagagggATGCATAATTCTTTCAAGAGCCAAATAGATGGAATGAGGAAGGTACAACcgagtacagaaaaaaaaatcttcagaaaGGATTTTGGATGTTAAAATGGTTGTgcacattaataaatgtatcCAGGAGACACcacacaactgaaaaaaaaatcactttacGTGCACATATATTGAGTCATACAAGACCAACACAAAGAATTCTTAGAAAATGAGTGTTGCATCTGACTCTTGGATTTCTTCACAGTGTTTGAGGAGCCAAATGCAGATGTGAAAAATTAGGCCATGCAGTGCTTACAGTTTGGCCAGTTGTCGTTCCAAGGGTCTACCCTGCTGTTTATAGGAGTTACGCACTCCTTGGTTTTCTGGGTCATCCTGACAAGTTTTACACGTATTtcttggaagaaaaaaaaattcccaaccACATTCATTCACCAGTCTTTAGAGCTCTGATAGGGTATCCTATTTCCCCATTCAGGGAGTTCAGAAAGTACAAACCTGAAGTTGCAGTTCCTTTGGAAAGACTATATCACTCCACCTGTTACAAAGAATCTAACAATAAGATAGAAAAAACTGCAAGAGAAATATTATAGGCCCCAACTACACTCCTTGGGTTTGTTTGCCCATGTAAAACCACCATAAGAACAACGGTAACATTGGAAATGCTACAAAAATCTTCTGTATATGTCTGAGGTTTGGTTATTTTTGTCCAAACTCACATTAAATAAATTACTGAGAAAGGCTTCTCCACCACTGACTCAGAGCGTGGCCTTCAGCCAGGGGTCCCAGAGTTGCGGTGGACTCATCCACAAAGCATGCAAGCTGATATGTCTACAGTCAGCTGGGAAAGTTTCCCACAGGCCATGCTCAGAAAACACTCAGCTGATTTCACTGTCGCTCTGTatctcatccacacacactctgtttgaCAGGATTAATATGTTATCAGATTAaggtttgtttttccatttgcatCATTTCACTGCAAGACAAAACACATGCTGTATTAAAAGATATGAAATATGTAAGGGAGAAGTGTTGGGCAGATTCTGTCATCTTCTCTGGAATCATACCTCCCTGTTCTTTCCTATATGTATTCCTGAGTATTAAAGTTCTGAGTGAGTcccagcagagaaaagcaggtgGTGGAGTGCAGATCAGCCAGGAAGGAATGTTACAGAGAGGCCCATCCAAACATGCAGACCATTGCTCTGCATGATCTGTATGATCTGCATACCAAATGCTGTCCTACTGTGCAACACAGCCTGCAAGGCTTTGCTTGTACAGTGTGGTTATGGTGTTACTTGTGATCCTTAAATTACCATGTACAGAGCTTGTGTGATGTCTGTGCTcaacaaacaaagacaacttGAAAGAATACCAACTAGGACTTTGTTTTTCAATTTGAATAAAAATAGGTGATAATTCTGGCACAGTTTTTTTGCTCTAAATCCTGAATGCTCTGCCAGCTGAAACAGCCTCTGACTGGAGTTCATGTTGCACTTTCGCcaccttttctccctctgtcacctcatgcccttctcctcctcctctccattaATCCCCCTCCTCTGACCCAGAGGAagtgtgtttgggtgtgagGTGCCAGAGCCAGGGGAGGTTACCATAACACAGGTCTGTGTTCTGAATACATCGGCCATGTGGAACTGCTTTACTTTTGTTTCCTGCTTCTGTGGGTTTTGTAGTGCTGGCCAACTGGGTCTGGAATAAAGTCTCTGCTGTTACACAGCCTGTGGCCTCAGTAGTGATTAGTGGGACAGAAGGAGAGGTGGGGGCAGATGGTGCTCATTACTGCAATATGATTAATCACAACAATTTCCTACCAAACAAACTTGCATTTGTTCTTAGAGAACTGTTTCTTGATTATTACTGGTTTCACTACACTtaattcaagtttttttttcacttcacaaGATAATTCTGCCTGTGAGCTAATTTCTTCAGCAGAGGTCAAAGACATTACCA
This genomic window contains:
- the adamts12 gene encoding A disintegrin and metalloproteinase with thrombospondin motifs 12, producing MRCSQECPVLLLLLNSVFILAAGHEEISDSGRLLSLFAEQGLLSQSGSDLSIVHPEKTNADGEFISHSLSHHFKGGRVRRDLRPLEGQVYYKISYKGRALMFNLTANSNLVSNDYILERRNGSANRTEHRLSEGNSCHLLGTVEASDVRGTAAISTCRGLRGFFSLPEGQYFIEPAQKSNDPADAPEPHIVYPRVTTESHRKKRNLVSKETPSPCGVKDAPSDSVQVERERETWEREQQRGEDQAQSRSQRSVSRERWVETMVVADSKLIEYHGSDNVESYIFTIMNMVAGIFHDASIGNAIHVILVRLILLQGEEKGLKIVHHADTTLASFCAWQKNLNPQSDTHPAHHDLAVLVTRKDICAGMNQPCETLGLSHLSGMCQPHRSCNINEDSGLPVAFTVAHEMGHSFGIHHDGQGNDCELEGRHPFIMSRQLMYDSSPLTWSSCSKEYITRFLDRGWGFCLDDRPSKRDLTTPLARLGVRYTTHHQCQLQYGPNATFCPEVDNVCQILWCSVNGSCRSKLDSPIDGTRCGPEKWCISGECVIVGKLPETVNGGWGQWSTWSHCSRTCGTGVQSAERECNNPKPEFGGKYCTGERKRYRTCNTKPCQNNKPTFREMLCSEFDTVPYHNELYQWIPVTNPLNPCELHCRPVSEYFSEKMLDAVTDGTPCFMNNKSRNICVNGVCKEVGCDYGIDSNAVEDRCGVCLGDGTSCETIYKSFDEAEGFGYVDMGVIPEGARDILVKEVEEAGNFLALRNVASEEYFLNGNYIIQWNGEYDAGGTTFYYERSGNMENLTAPGPTKQPVMLQLLFQEKNTGIKYEYTIKKTTETENEIIEPIYSWRHGAWTHCSTTCGLGEQHQPVRCFEMDVGVVDESLCDPDSRPEDRYRKCKTMDCPARWWVGGWQQCTATCGSNGVRKRTVLCVRTVSGEERVLHPVECKHLLKPKPVVPCNRDVPCGQDWAVGNWEECPVTCGGGVRSRTVTCALAPKKTCDLSTKPQSRSLCALQSCPNSSLRRRPGPPPKYRRVNPPKSHPAKPPLSPTWAPMNTTATAAPTAPITVRKKTTTKETTTVLIPTTTPLSTPETTIPEIIDTDYKFNVIMRKNADKRGKASPSKSNSAEMDKKATNVEKENMEGEEGSTPNVVMYTPRYDYVVEDRTTEGEEEIIDLDVFTTATSLKNPLRSTTLQTSPPTMHPTKTPTTTTYSTPHTSTETWAKTTRHLSNPHTSPYSRWIHGAPLTTPVYKSHSVPSKTGFHTTQAPSTTARKLSTTAASPQPTVKIIKVKKPAVTPKKNITPSRAKKPSPRSKGSRSKSQNQKPESPMSSSTSDQSNLMAREPVSMDIFWVVGNWSECSTTCGIGAIWRPVTCSSQKDEDCANMKRPEPARTCQLQPCAAWQSGSWSKCPDNCVVVGRRYRDVQCVDSQSKRPLRPFHCQAVSSRPVSTLTCPHKPCMTWSVSPWGPCSGSCGEGIRERLVYCPEPHRCSTTLRPNSTEPCSLKPCTKWKTEDWEECSVKCGGGQQQRQVNCVSDQDLAVMPNSLCEKISKPETLRKCNMQECKSNTGPVCRKNTMSSRFCDKLKLLGRCSLRSVQRQCCVTCGGYTRTLITVGASQLMQ